A region of the Corticium candelabrum chromosome 4, ooCorCand1.1, whole genome shotgun sequence genome:
aggcagctcctgacatttaggattttttaggattttaggtgtgtgtgcacgcgtgcatgtgtgtgtgtgtgtgtttatttggttTGCTTTGTTGTTAATCATCAGTGTTTGGGTATGCCTTAATGGCTCAATATCAAGCCTACCAATCTAGAATCTTGTCCCACTAATTGACATTCAGGATTAGCTGCCTATTAGATATTCTATTTTATTTACAGAACCTGACAATGCTCAGAAGATTGGACGAAAATATGGCGATTGCAAAACGAAGACAAGACACAGTATACGATGTCCATTGCTGCATACACTGAATTCTGCATAACTATTTCTCTGTAGCTTCTTGCAAAAATACAGGAGAGAGAGAAACGGCAGAAGGAGGCCGAAAAGTTTGTCTAACACGTAGCTCGCACGGCCTGTTGTGATTGGCTTatcttttgtgtgtgtgtgtgtgtgtgtgtgtgtgtgtgtgtgtgtgtgtgtgtgtgtgtgtgtgtgtgtgtgtacaattgtAGAAGCAGAAATTCTGCCACACTGGGTTCTGTTACATCCGACCGACTAGTCCAGATGGCTGACGAGTTTGCATCGAAAAACGTTAGTTGAAATGTGTGGTCAACGTTTGCCCGGAATTGCAACATTCTAGATGTACATATAGAGTTGGGTGGCAGCATTGCTAGCAAAAATTTCAGGAAACTGCGATGACGTCTATCTTGTTAATGATTTTATTATGAAAGTCTTAAGGTACCGTGTGGATCGGCTCATCGATTTTCATTCAATGATGTTGTTTGCTTGGTAGCTCTACTGATCATCCACTAGCACGTCAACTCGGTACCTTCCAGTATAGTGTTTACCAGAAACTCCTCCCATTGTATCGTCGTATCCAAAAAGACTTTATTCTTGTCACACCACCTGTCGATAGACAAGATCCAGATCTATCGTCATCGGCTCGAGAGCCTTCTTCGAGACTTGACAGCAAAACAAGAGGAAGTGATGCTAATGCCACTTCAGGAAGTACATTGCAAAAACTACGAGCAGCTCTGATGGCGGGCGGAGAGCAAGATTTGTGTGATAAGTCGGATGCAGAGCACTCGGACAACATGAACAGACTCGAGCTCAACATAAGTGTAGATGATAAAGACTCGGAACAGAAGAATGGCGTGTTTAGTTGTGGAGATTTGTCTAGCAACGCTTCCTTGACTGACATACAGCAAAGTGATAGCAATTCTACAATCACATCGACATTGCCCACAGACTCCTTGACCGGTTCTGGTCTCACGGTGGCTGTACGGAAGGCGGCAGATAGAGCAGACGAATTTGCTTGTGAAGAACAGTTGAGACATATTATCAGGGATATACATAACCATTTAGGTGACTGCACGATATCAACCCATTTCATATGTCTCTGATTACTATGTGATTTTAGATGAGTTACAGCAAGGGTTTGTGACGTGCTACAAGGAGCTGGACAGTCCTGAGGGCAGAGACGAATGTTGTTCTTCTATAGAGCAGCGCTTCTTCCCTCCCATTTGGCTACCACTTCTGGCACTAATAAGGTAAACTCAAACAGATCGTGTTGTTCATGTCGAGACACAAAAAAGACACGTATATGTACAGACAAAGCAAAGCGAGTACTGAACACAGTTTGGCAGCCGTCATGTCATCTATGTATCATGCCAGTCCGAGGGATTTCAGTGTGAGAGAGCAACTTTGCCTTGTGGTTCGAATAGCCTGTACATGTTAACGAGGCTGTTGTAGCACTTGTGTCTATAGGATGATTTGAACACTGAAGCTGCTGGCGATCCGGTACCGATACCGTATGAGAAGGCAATTGATCAACTCAAaactgttgttgcaaagaagtGTCCGTTAGACAAGCTAGATTGTATTGGTAAGGTAACTTGTCTTAATACCTAGAGCAGTCTTCCCTGCTAATACCGAATATATTCTGGCACCCGGTAGTTTCAACGTCTCGGTGTATTATGGAGTGTGCAGACGAATAT
Encoded here:
- the LOC134178604 gene encoding VPS9 domain-containing protein 1-like isoform X3, with amino-acid sequence MRGIGEAMTLDKASRKTVSAKAADAYVKYLSCVFYTVQALLDDAAGRDICELSREMCTKFFKLSQQCLERASDLMRELAGTGTKPTVHQSSQHRLSHDKTNMQPDSQPVHERSQSRSPLPSRRTAHGDHLLLGPPAGNESEQKQRSLSQSQISNDGNHSPNFNATRSLPVPSAMHTIDPMEFAYRQNQHLISAYRARMAKLHSEGARARLNLTMLRRLDENMAIAKRRQDTLLAKIQEREKRQKEAEKSRNSATLGSVTSDRLVQMADEFASKNSWVAALLAKISGNCDDVYLVNDFIMKVLSSTDHPLARQLGTFQYSVYQKLLPLYRRIQKDFILVTPPVDRQDPDLSSSAREPSSRLDSKTRGSDANATSGSTLQKLRAALMAGGEQDLCDKSDAEHSDNMNRLELNISVDDKDSEQKNGVFSCGDLSSNASLTDIQQSDSNSTITSTLPTDSLTGSGLTVAVRKAADRADEFACEEQLRHIIRDIHNHLDELQQGFVTCYKELDSPEGRDECCSSIEQRFFPPIWLPLLALIRQSKASTEHSLAAVMSSMYHASPRDFSVREQLCLVDDLNTEAAGDPVPIPYEKAIDQLKTVVAKKCPLDKLDCIVSTSRCIMECADEYWEGKGKGRQSKEATMGTDDLLPVLTYVVVKTRLPQLVSECVAMEEFIHEGYLMGEEGYCLTSLQTAVLYSTSLASKSNV
- the LOC134178604 gene encoding VPS9 domain-containing protein 1-like isoform X1, which encodes MTECCRVGDRLPVAMRGIGEAMTLDKASRKTDAYVKYLSCVFYTVQALLDDAAGRDICELSREMCTKFFKLSQQCLERASDLMRELAGTGTKPTVHQSSQHRLSHDKTNMQPDSQPVHERSQSRSPLPSRRTAHGDHLLLGPPAGNESEQKQRSLSQSQISNDGNHSPNFNATRSLPVPSAMHTIDPMEFAYRQNQHLISAYRARMAKLHSEGARARLNLTMLRRLDENMAIAKRRQDTLLAKIQEREKRQKEAEKSRNSATLGSVTSDRLVQMADEFASKNSWVAALLAKISGNCDDVYLVNDFIMKVLSSTDHPLARQLGTFQYSVYQKLLPLYRRIQKDFILVTPPVDRQDPDLSSSAREPSSRLDSKTRGSDANATSGSTLQKLRAALMAGGEQDLCDKSDAEHSDNMNRLELNISVDDKDSEQKNGVFSCGDLSSNASLTDIQQSDSNSTITSTLPTDSLTGSGLTVAVRKAADRADEFACEEQLRHIIRDIHNHLDELQQGFVTCYKELDSPEGRDECCSSIEQRFFPPIWLPLLALIRQSKASTEHSLAAVMSSMYHASPRDFSVREQLCLVDDLNTEAAGDPVPIPYEKAIDQLKTVVAKKCPLDKLDCIVSTSRCIMECADEYWEGKGKGRQSKEATMGTDDLLPVLTYVVVKTRLPQLVSECVAMEEFIHEGYLMGEEGYCLTSLQTAVLYSTSLASKSNV
- the LOC134178604 gene encoding VPS9 domain-containing protein 1-like isoform X2; its protein translation is MTECCRVGDRLPVAMRGIGEAMTLDKASRKTDAYVKYLSCVFYTVQALLDDAAGRDICELSREMCTKFFKLSQQCLERASDLMRELAGTGTKPTVHQSSQHRLSHDKTNMQPDSQPVHERSQSRSPLPSRRTAHGDHLLLGPPAGEQKQRSLSQSQISNDGNHSPNFNATRSLPVPSAMHTIDPMEFAYRQNQHLISAYRARMAKLHSEGARARLNLTMLRRLDENMAIAKRRQDTLLAKIQEREKRQKEAEKSRNSATLGSVTSDRLVQMADEFASKNSWVAALLAKISGNCDDVYLVNDFIMKVLSSTDHPLARQLGTFQYSVYQKLLPLYRRIQKDFILVTPPVDRQDPDLSSSAREPSSRLDSKTRGSDANATSGSTLQKLRAALMAGGEQDLCDKSDAEHSDNMNRLELNISVDDKDSEQKNGVFSCGDLSSNASLTDIQQSDSNSTITSTLPTDSLTGSGLTVAVRKAADRADEFACEEQLRHIIRDIHNHLDELQQGFVTCYKELDSPEGRDECCSSIEQRFFPPIWLPLLALIRQSKASTEHSLAAVMSSMYHASPRDFSVREQLCLVDDLNTEAAGDPVPIPYEKAIDQLKTVVAKKCPLDKLDCIVSTSRCIMECADEYWEGKGKGRQSKEATMGTDDLLPVLTYVVVKTRLPQLVSECVAMEEFIHEGYLMGEEGYCLTSLQTAVLYSTSLASKSNV